In Leptospira bourretii, a genomic segment contains:
- a CDS encoding GNAT family N-acetyltransferase: protein MSHSFRRLGEADLSLLLQWESLCFPGEEWTEKMIQTHLEFHVAFGLGDPETKCYALVCETPWEIEIFRIATLPNYRKLGLAKELLMALFQEFPKKEFFLEVKESNLAAIGLYQSVGFIELERRKKYYPDGSTAVLMKRNPSE from the coding sequence ATGTCTCATAGTTTTCGCAGGCTGGGTGAAGCCGATCTTTCCCTTCTCCTCCAATGGGAATCTCTCTGTTTTCCAGGAGAGGAATGGACAGAAAAAATGATCCAAACCCATTTAGAATTCCATGTGGCGTTTGGATTGGGAGATCCAGAAACAAAGTGTTATGCGCTTGTTTGTGAAACTCCTTGGGAGATCGAAATTTTTCGAATCGCAACACTCCCCAACTATCGGAAGTTAGGTTTGGCAAAAGAACTTTTGATGGCACTATTCCAAGAATTTCCTAAAAAAGAATTCTTTTTGGAAGTAAAGGAATCAAACCTTGCCGCCATTGGTCTTTACCAATCCGTCGGTTTTATTGAATTAGAAAGACGTAAAAAATACTATCCGGACGGATCCACAGCTGTCCTGATGAAAAGGAATCCATCAGAATGA
- a CDS encoding DUF3015 family protein, with amino-acid sequence MKKLTLISTIGISMVLLASQMSAAPKYGMAGCGLGTLVMPGGNQIFVATTNGTAGSQTFGITTGTSNCTADGVAQKEHAREIYVHMNFDSLEQEMAAGKGEKLSNLATLFECKSGARFSEVVKENYSRIFTEESKANPSLMLSNLHETLEKDQTVKNYCKI; translated from the coding sequence ATGAAAAAGTTAACACTCATCTCCACAATCGGAATCTCTATGGTTCTCCTTGCGTCTCAAATGTCTGCTGCACCTAAATACGGTATGGCGGGATGCGGACTTGGAACTCTTGTTATGCCAGGTGGTAACCAAATTTTTGTTGCTACAACAAACGGAACTGCGGGAAGCCAAACCTTTGGAATTACAACGGGAACATCTAACTGTACAGCAGATGGCGTTGCCCAAAAAGAACATGCACGTGAAATCTATGTGCACATGAACTTTGATAGTTTGGAACAAGAAATGGCAGCTGGCAAAGGGGAAAAACTTTCTAACCTAGCCACTCTTTTTGAATGTAAATCTGGTGCTCGATTCAGCGAAGTGGTAAAAGAAAACTACTCTAGAATCTTCACCGAAGAATCAAAAGCAAACCCTAGTTTGATGTTGTCAAACCTTCACGAAACTTTGGAAAAAGACCAAACAGTAAAAAATTACTGCAAAATCTAA
- a CDS encoding tetratricopeptide repeat protein yields the protein MGTKNSRFSLVSLPLGFLFLLLGFSLVGCDYLKSLTESKYRKRIGGELPSEKDIVNWKEKLALEEAEIEEMDKRIRKMVQKSNQAAALSWKIARAYMRAGSSDLGARYYEEAMGESLPNAKQGGFEIHSYESALPYFEKAIQTGKLDKQLLYETAVAYANASKDMGWEPVRRNRAIGLFKQLSKLDKEDSRFPFQLALVYFDSSLKDEAWNGKLSNGYDEVETAFSLLDQILRKEPYNVPTRFAKANFLYQIGKSNLAYDEYTRIKSILEEMKEKGNIREPLEENSSYRNVIKNLNQLGAQNKSN from the coding sequence ATGGGCACAAAAAACAGCAGGTTTTCTTTGGTTTCCTTGCCACTAGGTTTCCTTTTCCTCCTGCTTGGCTTTAGTTTGGTTGGTTGTGACTATCTCAAGTCACTGACCGAATCCAAATACCGCAAACGAATTGGAGGGGAACTTCCTTCCGAAAAAGACATCGTGAATTGGAAAGAGAAGTTAGCTTTGGAAGAGGCTGAAATCGAAGAGATGGACAAACGGATTCGGAAAATGGTTCAAAAGTCCAACCAAGCAGCCGCCCTTTCCTGGAAAATTGCCAGGGCCTATATGCGTGCTGGATCTTCTGATTTAGGAGCCAGGTATTATGAAGAAGCTATGGGTGAATCTTTACCAAATGCCAAACAAGGTGGATTTGAAATCCATTCTTACGAGTCTGCATTGCCTTATTTTGAAAAAGCCATCCAGACTGGGAAGTTAGACAAGCAGTTGTTATATGAAACGGCTGTAGCTTATGCCAATGCATCCAAAGATATGGGTTGGGAGCCGGTCAGACGCAATCGTGCCATTGGACTTTTTAAACAACTTTCGAAATTAGACAAAGAGGATTCTCGGTTTCCTTTTCAATTGGCACTTGTGTATTTCGATTCTTCATTGAAGGATGAAGCTTGGAATGGAAAACTTTCGAATGGGTATGATGAAGTAGAAACTGCCTTTTCGCTTCTCGACCAAATTTTACGTAAAGAGCCATACAATGTTCCAACACGGTTTGCAAAGGCTAATTTTTTATACCAAATAGGAAAATCAAATTTAGCTTATGATGAATACACTCGGATCAAGTCCATACTAGAAGAGATGAAAGAAAAAGGAAACATCCGGGAACCATTGGAAGAAAATTCTTCTTACCGCAATGTCATTAAAAACTTAAACCAGTTGGGGGCCCAAAACAAATCTAACTGA
- a CDS encoding alpha/beta hydrolase codes for MKKHLYLIIICFNFLFFNCSSLYYHPTKETYFTPTQMGFSYIPTFLTTKDGVKLNVWRIYSKQQETPKAVILQFHGNGQNMSAHFLSLVWLVNHGYELIVFDYRGYGESEGDPDPEDILDDSKLVLDYALQATRERGSKLIVYGQSLGGAIAMRSVADWKDKNEVVLLCIDGSFPSYREVAKQTMNHVIFPPMGNLFSWVFHDHTSPRDSIANLSPIPLLIIHGTEDTVIFFENGKQIFGLAKEPKVFWEIRGGGHVDWMNLGRSKFAKDFLVLLNRHLY; via the coding sequence ATGAAGAAGCACTTATATCTTATCATTATTTGTTTTAATTTTCTTTTTTTTAATTGTTCATCTTTGTATTATCATCCAACAAAAGAAACTTATTTTACACCTACACAAATGGGTTTTTCGTATATTCCCACTTTTTTAACAACAAAAGATGGGGTGAAGTTAAATGTTTGGCGGATTTATTCGAAACAACAAGAAACACCCAAAGCGGTCATTTTGCAATTTCATGGGAATGGACAAAACATGAGTGCTCATTTTTTATCTCTTGTTTGGCTTGTGAACCATGGGTATGAACTCATCGTATTTGACTATAGAGGTTATGGTGAATCGGAAGGAGATCCCGATCCTGAAGATATTCTGGATGATAGCAAACTAGTTTTAGATTATGCATTACAAGCAACGAGGGAAAGAGGTTCCAAGTTAATTGTTTATGGCCAAAGTTTAGGTGGTGCCATCGCGATGCGCTCTGTCGCCGATTGGAAAGATAAAAACGAAGTTGTTTTACTTTGTATTGATGGATCCTTTCCTTCTTATCGGGAAGTTGCTAAACAAACAATGAATCATGTGATCTTTCCTCCAATGGGGAATTTATTTTCTTGGGTATTTCATGACCACACAAGTCCACGTGATTCCATTGCGAATCTTTCTCCTATTCCACTTTTAATCATTCATGGAACTGAAGATACGGTTATATTTTTTGAAAATGGAAAACAGATTTTTGGTTTAGCAAAAGAACCTAAAGTGTTTTGGGAAATACGTGGTGGGGGGCATGTCGACTGGATGAATCTTGGTCGATCAAAGTTTGCAAAAGATTTTTTGGTTCTACTCAATCGGCATTTGTACTGA
- a CDS encoding TRL domain-containing protein, translated as MKNLIRVLGVLIIAVFFANCSVQYTTPPGYLFQNITMNKDVSTGNDIGTKTGTACTHGVLSIFYLGDGGIGAAAEQGGIKVVKAVDYSRLSLLTLLYSRVCTIARGD; from the coding sequence ATGAAAAATTTAATCAGAGTTTTAGGTGTATTAATCATCGCTGTTTTTTTTGCTAATTGTTCCGTTCAATACACAACGCCACCGGGATATCTTTTTCAAAATATTACAATGAACAAAGACGTTTCCACAGGAAATGACATTGGAACCAAAACAGGAACTGCATGTACTCATGGTGTTCTTTCCATTTTTTATTTAGGAGATGGGGGAATTGGAGCAGCAGCAGAACAAGGTGGAATCAAAGTTGTGAAAGCTGTTGATTATTCACGACTTTCTTTGTTAACTCTCTTATACAGCAGAGTTTGTACAATTGCGAGAGGAGACTAA
- a CDS encoding DNA-processing protein DprA — translation MVVSILGHPRISSFLRRTKLWRQFTNFSDLYLALPHYFEEEFWNQCLAECIQWEKLKDPHWNLVSFYDPEYPKPLKEIYDPPFVFACLGNLQLFQFQLVAIVGTRKSSPVSLSATRKLVELLSTNKDFAVVSGMALGIDREAFLSALEFGLPVIGVLGTTLGMEYPPGNRDLYKRIKEDPNQLLITEFLLKTEPAKWTFPKRNRVISGLADKVYIMESGRKSGTISTAYSAMEQNREIFVFDHPKQFDNEGGRLLVRQGAQRLFGEKKIPTEKMVLESKEISYEEWRNKRTIPSGKRRDGGWDLNFTL, via the coding sequence GTGGTAGTTTCGATTTTAGGCCATCCGCGAATTTCTTCTTTTCTTCGTAGAACAAAACTTTGGCGTCAGTTTACCAATTTTTCAGATTTATACCTGGCCCTTCCTCATTATTTTGAAGAAGAGTTTTGGAACCAATGTTTGGCAGAATGTATCCAATGGGAAAAATTGAAAGATCCTCATTGGAATCTGGTCAGTTTTTATGACCCAGAATATCCAAAACCTTTAAAGGAAATTTATGATCCTCCTTTTGTTTTTGCCTGTTTGGGAAACCTTCAATTATTTCAGTTTCAGTTGGTGGCGATTGTTGGGACAAGAAAATCTTCGCCAGTATCTCTTTCTGCCACTAGGAAACTTGTGGAATTACTATCAACAAACAAAGATTTTGCGGTTGTATCGGGGATGGCACTTGGGATTGATCGGGAAGCTTTTCTTTCGGCATTAGAATTTGGACTTCCGGTGATAGGAGTGCTTGGAACCACTTTAGGAATGGAATACCCACCAGGGAACCGGGATCTTTACAAACGAATCAAAGAAGACCCAAACCAACTTCTCATCACAGAATTTTTACTCAAAACAGAACCAGCCAAATGGACTTTTCCCAAACGCAATCGTGTCATCTCCGGTCTTGCGGACAAAGTGTACATCATGGAATCGGGTCGAAAATCGGGAACCATATCGACAGCCTACAGTGCTATGGAACAAAACCGAGAGATCTTTGTTTTTGACCACCCCAAACAATTTGATAACGAAGGCGGAAGGTTACTGGTAAGGCAAGGGGCACAAAGGTTATTTGGGGAGAAAAAAATCCCAACAGAAAAAATGGTTTTAGAAAGTAAGGAAATAAGTTATGAGGAATGGAGAAACAAAAGAACCATCCCTTCTGGAAAAAGAAGAGATGGTGGATGGGATCTAAACTTTACCCTTTAA
- a CDS encoding DUF4105 domain-containing protein, with protein sequence MFPLYLLTFLFILFTTSLGAIEPTGEQNILELDFLTARKQGKEIPKSPKSKQYLEELINESKERHLAEETHWYRLLRFKKTRWGFWESEVDNKRYFLSDEGKYHPEKELIATLHSFFTEEPIPEGLQHPQCAYPERYHWLKGKLKFDFNRMNEVQCPRFEVWKETLTPDSISVVFSSYYMQAPASMFGHTLIKLNNKVNENSELLDYGVNYAANPGEMNGFAYAVKGLTGGYPGTFAIFPYYLKVNEYNDMESRDLWEYKLKLKPEERDRLIRHLWEMGRADFDYFFINENCSYHLMEFLEVSIPELDISKKTGWIVAPGDTIKLYLAEDGFVISKKYRPSLYSKIKYKLYDMTEDEKTTYFDMIRFENAFLPEPKENFRMSLVTDAVLDTYRYRYSSNAEIPKQHKDYYDKLLVFRSKQNDEYTPKEQVPLSTPPEASHPLSRVATSFGVSSLGNFAEFKYRIAYHDLLNVSKGHAPNSELAFFDTTVRAYENQKPELTSVSAIKVASLNPYNAISKDFSYFFDTGIQTAVYQNNNETLRKQVGNFDLRMGYSFSNEFGKTPMSLGVLSILGGVKAQNGRMFENGIRYGGNLSLLYQNEWGAWKIYTGATAQNYQLSHNLNSYYVTFKVRYAFSNIHEIRLEVNGERFYEEALISYHYLF encoded by the coding sequence GTGTTTCCTCTGTACTTACTTACTTTTCTTTTCATCCTCTTTACAACATCGCTTGGGGCCATCGAACCCACTGGCGAACAAAACATACTTGAATTAGATTTTTTAACGGCAAGAAAACAAGGGAAAGAAATTCCAAAATCTCCCAAAAGCAAACAATACCTAGAAGAACTGATCAATGAATCGAAAGAAAGACATCTTGCCGAAGAAACCCATTGGTATCGTTTGCTTAGATTTAAAAAGACCAGATGGGGATTTTGGGAAAGTGAAGTCGATAACAAACGTTATTTTCTTTCGGATGAGGGAAAATACCATCCAGAAAAAGAGTTAATCGCAACCCTTCATAGTTTTTTTACAGAAGAACCAATTCCTGAAGGATTACAACATCCTCAATGTGCCTATCCAGAAAGATACCATTGGTTGAAAGGAAAACTTAAATTTGATTTCAATCGAATGAACGAGGTCCAATGTCCACGTTTTGAAGTTTGGAAAGAAACTCTTACTCCCGATTCGATATCCGTTGTGTTTTCATCTTATTATATGCAAGCACCAGCTTCTATGTTTGGACATACACTCATCAAACTCAATAATAAGGTAAATGAAAACTCTGAGTTATTAGATTATGGAGTCAATTATGCTGCCAATCCGGGGGAAATGAATGGGTTTGCATATGCAGTGAAAGGATTAACCGGTGGGTATCCCGGTACCTTTGCCATCTTTCCTTATTATCTAAAAGTAAATGAATACAATGATATGGAAAGTCGGGATCTTTGGGAATACAAACTAAAGTTAAAACCTGAAGAAAGAGATAGATTGATCCGGCATCTTTGGGAAATGGGAAGGGCAGACTTTGATTATTTTTTTATCAATGAAAACTGTTCTTATCATTTAATGGAATTTTTAGAAGTATCCATTCCTGAATTAGATATCAGTAAAAAAACTGGTTGGATAGTGGCTCCTGGTGACACCATAAAACTTTACTTAGCTGAAGATGGTTTTGTGATTTCGAAAAAATATCGCCCATCTTTGTATTCCAAAATTAAATATAAACTTTATGATATGACAGAGGATGAAAAAACCACCTACTTTGATATGATTCGTTTTGAAAATGCATTCCTACCAGAACCAAAAGAAAACTTTCGAATGTCTTTGGTTACTGATGCAGTTCTTGACACATATCGTTATCGGTATTCAAGTAATGCGGAGATCCCGAAACAACACAAAGATTATTACGATAAGTTACTCGTTTTTCGAAGTAAACAAAATGATGAATATACTCCAAAAGAACAAGTGCCTTTGTCCACACCACCGGAAGCCTCACATCCTTTGAGCCGAGTTGCCACATCCTTTGGTGTCTCTTCTTTAGGAAATTTTGCAGAGTTTAAATATAGAATCGCATACCACGACCTATTGAATGTAAGTAAAGGTCATGCTCCCAATTCGGAATTGGCATTTTTCGACACAACGGTTCGGGCGTATGAGAATCAAAAGCCAGAGCTAACGTCTGTAAGTGCCATTAAAGTAGCTTCTTTGAATCCCTATAATGCAATTTCAAAAGATTTTTCCTATTTTTTTGATACAGGTATCCAAACTGCCGTTTATCAAAACAATAACGAAACTCTTAGGAAACAAGTTGGTAACTTTGACCTTCGTATGGGGTATTCTTTTTCCAATGAATTTGGAAAAACACCGATGAGTTTAGGTGTATTAAGTATTCTTGGTGGAGTGAAAGCTCAAAATGGAAGGATGTTTGAAAATGGAATTCGTTATGGTGGAAACCTTAGTTTACTGTATCAAAATGAGTGGGGTGCATGGAAAATTTATACAGGTGCCACTGCCCAAAACTACCAACTAAGCCATAATTTGAATTCTTATTACGTAACCTTTAAGGTTCGTTATGCATTTTCAAATATACATGAAATACGATTAGAAGTTAATGGAGAAAGATTTTATGAAGAAGCACTTATATCTTATCATTATTTGTTTTAA
- a CDS encoding DUF3015 domain-containing protein, translating into MGKRITSILFLSAAVVAVSLTSTSVEAKKYGMAGCGLGTYVFQKNSSGEQILVATTNGIYGNQTFGITSGTSNCTADGVVKQDKVQELFVTMNYDSLGQEMASGKGEKLESLGNLLGCSNDSISRFGQVTKENYAKLITEDSTPASLLSAVKSEVKSDKILAKSCSQI; encoded by the coding sequence ATGGGAAAAAGAATTACCTCAATCCTGTTTTTGTCTGCTGCCGTTGTAGCTGTCTCTTTGACATCTACTTCTGTAGAAGCAAAAAAATATGGTATGGCTGGTTGTGGACTGGGAACATACGTGTTTCAAAAGAATAGCAGTGGTGAGCAAATCTTAGTTGCTACGACAAATGGAATTTATGGAAACCAAACCTTTGGTATTACGTCTGGAACTTCCAACTGTACTGCTGATGGTGTTGTAAAACAAGACAAAGTTCAAGAATTGTTCGTAACAATGAACTACGATTCTCTAGGCCAAGAAATGGCTTCTGGGAAAGGTGAAAAATTAGAGTCTCTTGGAAACCTTCTTGGTTGTTCTAATGATTCTATTTCCCGATTTGGCCAAGTGACGAAAGAAAACTATGCCAAACTCATCACTGAAGATTCAACACCTGCAAGTTTACTTTCAGCAGTTAAATCAGAAGTTAAAAGCGATAAAATCCTCGCTAAGTCTTGTTCACAAATCTAA
- a CDS encoding TRL domain-containing protein: MKKFNLLFVMMIGFALFNCAVAGPGYGINPGSLYTNVTLNKDISTATEVGAKTGDACAYSIIYAITVGDASIKSAQEDGGIKVVKAVDYQYTNILGLYTSVCTIARGD, from the coding sequence ATGAAAAAATTTAACCTTTTATTTGTAATGATGATCGGGTTTGCCCTTTTCAATTGTGCCGTTGCTGGTCCAGGATATGGGATTAATCCAGGAAGCTTGTACACCAATGTAACACTCAATAAGGATATTTCAACTGCAACCGAAGTAGGAGCTAAAACTGGAGACGCTTGTGCGTATTCCATTATTTATGCAATTACTGTTGGAGATGCGAGTATCAAGAGTGCTCAAGAAGACGGTGGAATCAAGGTTGTGAAAGCTGTAGATTACCAATATACTAATATTCTTGGTCTTTATACAAGCGTTTGTACAATCGCAAGAGGAGACTAA
- a CDS encoding DUF445 family protein — MDVAKLDAWYRRLLVVSSIIAGGFQVYYEGNVWINAVFVVLMAGVVGYFTNFLAIKMLFQPKHGKVLGWSGLVPKNKSKIAKSLGESIQSNLLHPDIILTYIYERNLVETGIQKIVKEIDEAIHNVEIRTMLVTKIISMLKERGPEILEVIFDFSEETMKKMAERPEEVQKLWDYTKERLTYYLTEETNREELGKQLRVVLLEEMPKLANLLNEGLEEYLKTRSTLGKIGIGVKKIFSFNEEAIRELLERFVKDPETSDQFMKMMDEMMAGLQERLNSKETQEFITGKISNWLEASGDYARQNLLPSGIERLQSYLDDPNNWEEIEKNFFRAVDWVKKRLLEFMNSEEGKVYLKTNIEKFVHNINVTALVEERVMALDTDDLEKMILDNTGGNLVVIQFLGGILGMIAGLIQVHIYFAVPVGTLVLITYIAHYRNQKRILAESERTI, encoded by the coding sequence ATGGATGTTGCAAAATTAGATGCCTGGTATCGTAGGTTACTTGTAGTTTCCTCCATTATTGCTGGGGGATTTCAAGTATATTACGAAGGTAATGTTTGGATCAATGCTGTTTTCGTTGTTCTGATGGCAGGAGTTGTGGGTTATTTCACAAATTTCCTTGCGATTAAAATGTTATTCCAACCTAAACATGGTAAGGTGCTTGGTTGGTCAGGTCTTGTTCCCAAAAACAAATCCAAAATTGCAAAATCACTCGGTGAAAGTATCCAAAGTAACCTCCTTCATCCGGATATTATTTTAACTTATATTTATGAGCGAAACCTAGTCGAAACGGGAATTCAAAAAATCGTCAAAGAAATTGATGAAGCCATCCATAACGTAGAAATCCGAACCATGCTTGTCACCAAAATCATTTCTATGTTAAAGGAAAGAGGACCAGAAATTTTAGAAGTCATCTTTGATTTTTCAGAAGAAACAATGAAAAAGATGGCAGAACGTCCAGAAGAAGTGCAAAAACTTTGGGACTACACAAAAGAACGCCTAACATACTATCTAACCGAAGAAACCAATCGTGAAGAGTTGGGAAAACAACTCCGAGTGGTATTACTGGAAGAAATGCCAAAACTGGCAAACTTACTCAACGAAGGATTAGAAGAGTATTTAAAAACAAGAAGTACGCTTGGTAAAATTGGGATTGGAGTGAAAAAGATTTTTTCTTTTAACGAAGAAGCCATTCGTGAACTTTTAGAACGATTTGTGAAAGATCCTGAAACCTCAGACCAGTTTATGAAGATGATGGATGAGATGATGGCAGGTCTCCAAGAAAGATTAAACTCCAAAGAAACACAAGAATTCATTACTGGAAAAATTTCCAATTGGTTAGAAGCAAGTGGTGATTACGCAAGACAAAACCTTTTGCCATCGGGAATTGAAAGATTACAATCTTACTTAGATGATCCAAACAACTGGGAAGAAATAGAAAAGAATTTTTTCCGTGCTGTGGATTGGGTTAAAAAACGACTTCTTGAATTTATGAATAGTGAAGAAGGAAAAGTTTATCTCAAAACCAATATAGAAAAATTTGTCCACAATATCAATGTCACTGCCCTTGTCGAAGAACGTGTGATGGCACTTGACACAGACGATTTGGAAAAAATGATTTTGGATAATACTGGCGGAAACCTTGTCGTTATACAATTCCTCGGCGGAATTTTAGGAATGATTGCAGGACTCATCCAAGTCCATATCTATTTTGCAGTACCTGTGGGAACATTAGTGCTCATCACATACATTGCCCATTACAGAAACCAAAAGCGGATCCTTGCGGAATCAGAACGAACAATATGA
- a CDS encoding SDR family NAD(P)-dependent oxidoreductase, which yields MKNAYVTGASQGIGKEFVRALAKDYNVFLISRTESDLKKVILELEPKSRGILKYFALDLTKKKDVEELAEIISKDKEAELLVNNAGFGTVGEFAALPLDKELDEVNLNVKTLVHLSHVALNRFKKNKKGYLINVASIAGYLPAPGSAIYAATKAFVKSFTESIHEEAKLHGIFVQALCPGLTHSDFHQRAGINKSKYPSFMWQNADVVVEESLNALRSNQAVCITGSFNQGAVTLSELIPRGFLRRLSGKYLKLEEE from the coding sequence ATGAAAAATGCATATGTCACAGGCGCATCCCAAGGAATTGGAAAGGAATTTGTTCGTGCCCTTGCGAAAGACTATAATGTCTTTTTAATTTCCCGAACGGAATCCGATTTAAAAAAAGTAATTTTAGAACTAGAACCAAAATCCAGAGGGATTTTGAAATATTTTGCTCTGGACCTTACCAAAAAAAAAGATGTAGAAGAACTCGCTGAGATCATCTCAAAAGACAAAGAAGCCGAACTTCTAGTCAACAACGCAGGGTTTGGAACTGTCGGTGAATTTGCAGCACTTCCACTCGACAAAGAACTAGATGAAGTCAATCTGAATGTCAAAACTTTAGTACACTTAAGTCATGTGGCACTAAACCGATTCAAAAAAAATAAAAAAGGTTATTTGATCAATGTGGCGTCTATCGCTGGTTATTTGCCAGCACCAGGGAGTGCAATATATGCCGCCACCAAAGCTTTTGTAAAATCGTTTACAGAGTCCATCCACGAGGAAGCAAAACTCCACGGAATTTTTGTCCAAGCACTTTGCCCAGGACTCACTCATTCTGACTTTCACCAAAGAGCAGGGATTAACAAATCCAAATATCCATCTTTTATGTGGCAAAATGCAGATGTCGTAGTAGAAGAATCGTTAAATGCCCTTCGTTCTAACCAAGCGGTGTGTATTACTGGTTCTTTCAATCAAGGAGCAGTTACTCTATCCGAGTTAATCCCACGAGGTTTCCTACGTAGGTTGAGTGGAAAGTATCTAAAACTAGAAGAGGAATAG
- a CDS encoding TRL domain-containing protein produces the protein MKLKIASIAIFSLVALVNCSSGYQTGGFAVFQNYTLNKDVSTGTDLGTKTGKACVSNIMGWMTTGEGGVKEASAKVDMKKVKAVDYQITGFLTIWTRVCTIARGD, from the coding sequence ATGAAGTTAAAAATAGCATCGATTGCAATTTTTTCTCTAGTCGCTTTGGTGAATTGTTCATCAGGGTATCAGACTGGTGGGTTTGCAGTGTTCCAAAACTACACTTTGAACAAAGACGTTTCAACTGGCACAGACCTTGGAACAAAAACTGGTAAAGCATGTGTATCCAACATCATGGGTTGGATGACAACTGGTGAAGGTGGAGTTAAAGAAGCAAGTGCAAAAGTAGATATGAAAAAAGTAAAAGCTGTAGACTACCAAATCACAGGCTTCCTAACAATTTGGACTAGAGTTTGCACTATTGCGAGGGGAGACTAA
- a CDS encoding calcium/sodium antiporter — protein MDAFLTATFQTLPLPVLLLVIIGSILVLGKAADVLVDEAVSLSTRWGVPKMIIGATIVSLGTTLPEVSVSVLSALEGNPGIALGNAVGSIICDTGLILGIAILISPPDIDKRLVNRQGWIQVLSGFLLVFAALPWANLSSVFSTGGRIDQGTGFVFLVLLAVYIYFSIRWSRSKPGEVEAGIDDTTEYDESPFWIIFLKLVVAITLVILSSKVLIPSVQETAVRLSIPDSIIGATLVAFGTSLPELVTAIQASRRGHSELAVGNIIGADILNVLFVSGAAAAVTKNGLEAPVSFFTFYFPSMLIVLVLFRLGIVFSKDKIKRPFGVFLLFIYVLATVAGFVFKG, from the coding sequence ATGGATGCATTTCTTACTGCAACTTTTCAAACCCTTCCCTTGCCAGTTCTTTTACTCGTCATCATCGGCTCCATCCTTGTTTTAGGCAAAGCTGCTGACGTACTTGTCGATGAGGCAGTTTCCCTTTCCACAAGATGGGGAGTTCCCAAAATGATCATTGGGGCCACCATCGTGAGTTTGGGTACAACCCTTCCTGAAGTTTCTGTTTCGGTTCTTTCTGCCCTAGAGGGAAATCCAGGAATCGCACTCGGAAATGCCGTAGGTTCCATCATCTGCGACACGGGATTAATTTTAGGAATCGCCATTCTTATTTCCCCACCTGACATTGACAAACGACTTGTCAATCGCCAAGGTTGGATACAAGTCCTTTCTGGTTTTTTACTTGTGTTTGCTGCCCTACCTTGGGCCAACTTGTCATCTGTTTTCTCCACTGGAGGAAGGATCGACCAAGGAACCGGTTTTGTATTTTTGGTTCTCCTTGCTGTTTATATTTATTTCAGCATTCGTTGGTCTCGTTCCAAACCAGGAGAAGTCGAAGCAGGAATTGATGACACAACCGAATATGATGAATCCCCATTTTGGATAATCTTTTTAAAACTGGTAGTGGCCATCACTCTTGTGATTTTATCATCCAAAGTTCTGATTCCTTCTGTCCAAGAAACAGCTGTTCGGTTATCTATTCCTGATTCCATCATTGGAGCCACACTCGTTGCCTTTGGAACATCCCTTCCCGAACTTGTTACGGCCATCCAAGCCTCTCGTCGTGGGCACTCCGAACTTGCTGTGGGAAATATCATTGGTGCGGATATTTTGAATGTTCTTTTTGTTTCCGGGGCTGCTGCTGCTGTGACTAAAAACGGACTGGAAGCTCCGGTAAGTTTTTTCACATTCTACTTTCCATCCATGCTCATCGTTCTGGTGCTCTTTCGTTTAGGAATTGTTTTTTCAAAAGACAAAATCAAACGACCGTTTGGTGTGTTTTTACTCTTTATCTATGTCCTGGCAACAGTCGCAGGATTTGTATTTAAAGGGTAA